From Saprospiraceae bacterium, one genomic window encodes:
- a CDS encoding DUF1761 domain-containing protein, which produces MEFTHINHWAVFCCAAFNLVLGAVWYSPLLFYKSWLNANKLTEEDIAKNFNPAISYGLAFVISWLISYNLAFFLADESTDAIWGASAGFLAGFGFAAAIFAIVAIFEQRPWKYIVINGGYIVVYFTIIGWILGFWKA; this is translated from the coding sequence ATGGAATTTACACACATTAATCACTGGGCTGTCTTTTGCTGTGCAGCCTTCAACCTTGTTCTAGGTGCTGTTTGGTATTCACCTTTACTTTTCTATAAAAGCTGGCTTAATGCAAACAAACTGACTGAAGAAGACATTGCCAAGAATTTTAATCCTGCCATCAGCTATGGCCTTGCATTTGTTATTTCATGGCTCATAAGTTACAATTTGGCTTTCTTCCTTGCCGATGAGTCCACCGATGCCATCTGGGGTGCATCTGCTGGTTTTCTTGCCGGATTCGGTTTTGCAGCTGCTATTTTTGCAATAGTTGCGATCTTTGAGCAGCGTCCCTGGAAATACATTGTCATCAATGGTGGCTATATCGTAGTTTATTTTACCATCATCGGATGGATCCTAGGATTCTGGAAAGCATAA
- a CDS encoding DUF4287 domain-containing protein translates to MSKSPAEFEKEFLDSLSSKTGKKLEDWIQIMKKSGFEKTNDLIEYLKTNHSMNHMQAQLLTGIYLNGGKPVYMDEDQLLENQFAKCPEMKGLFHQLSDWIITHYPDTKLIPKKTYLSFTASREFAAVNVKSGEIRLGLDLGDLPFEGQIQKSKLTGPMPRISHMLVLKNSDFIDKELSNPVRLSYQRTHKL, encoded by the coding sequence ATGTCGAAATCACCAGCAGAGTTTGAGAAAGAATTTTTGGATTCACTTTCATCCAAAACCGGTAAGAAATTGGAGGATTGGATCCAAATCATGAAAAAATCAGGATTTGAAAAAACCAATGATCTGATTGAATACCTTAAAACAAACCATTCGATGAACCACATGCAAGCGCAACTTCTGACAGGTATTTATTTAAACGGGGGCAAACCCGTTTACATGGATGAAGACCAACTGTTGGAAAATCAGTTTGCAAAATGTCCTGAAATGAAGGGGCTATTCCACCAACTTTCCGATTGGATTATTACCCATTATCCGGATACCAAACTGATTCCCAAGAAAACTTATCTTTCATTTACAGCTTCCAGAGAATTCGCAGCAGTCAATGTAAAATCTGGTGAAATCAGACTTGGTCTGGATCTGGGAGATTTGCCATTTGAAGGCCAAATCCAAAAATCTAAACTCACAGGACCCATGCCAAGAATATCACACATGTTGGTATTGAAAAATTCTGATTTCATTGATAAAGAATTGAGCAATCCTGTGCGTTTATCCTATCAAAGAACCCATAAATTATGA
- a CDS encoding PD40 domain-containing protein, producing MKGSFIQLLFFCIIITVHSQNQSLSNALSSDYKIAYNVFIPDSTKDDWEIMCMTLDGSDKRNISQNPDVAWTYHSYGNKLFFISDRDSCYRCFYLYEMDAQGQQVRKISDLQLEDSWMSTRGNGEEIIVTGRIGKNIRHQLFIIHVPSGKFRQLTNDTTARYGDPCFSPDGNKIVFSLKKNKRDKSSHEELFLMNSDGSDVKQLTHYPQDNPSAKEYGYRAGAARWHPSENFISYVSKQNGRHSIFAITPDGSRKWKLIENEASEGWHDWSPDGQWLTYNGSDHAESQFHIYLMKWSSKETRQLTDNTYKSQLSPVFVKK from the coding sequence ATGAAAGGATCTTTTATCCAACTTTTGTTCTTCTGTATAATCATTACGGTCCATTCACAAAACCAGAGTCTATCCAATGCCCTCAGCAGTGACTACAAGATAGCATACAATGTTTTTATCCCTGATAGCACCAAAGATGACTGGGAGATTATGTGCATGACCCTGGATGGTTCTGACAAAAGAAATATCAGTCAAAATCCGGATGTGGCCTGGACCTATCATTCCTATGGAAATAAATTATTTTTCATCAGCGATCGCGATAGCTGTTATCGCTGTTTTTATTTATACGAAATGGATGCCCAAGGTCAACAGGTACGGAAAATATCAGATTTACAATTGGAAGATAGCTGGATGAGCACACGCGGAAATGGTGAAGAAATCATTGTCACTGGCAGAATTGGCAAAAATATTCGCCACCAGTTGTTTATCATTCATGTCCCAAGTGGCAAGTTTCGTCAATTGACCAACGACACTACAGCCAGATATGGCGATCCGTGTTTTTCACCCGATGGAAATAAAATTGTTTTTTCGCTCAAGAAGAATAAAAGAGACAAAAGCAGCCATGAAGAGTTGTTTCTGATGAATAGTGATGGATCTGATGTGAAGCAATTGACACATTATCCCCAAGACAATCCTTCGGCGAAAGAATATGGCTACAGAGCTGGGGCTGCACGCTGGCATCCATCAGAAAATTTTATCAGCTATGTTTCAAAACAAAATGGGAGACACAGCATTTTCGCCATTACACCTGATGGTAGCCGAAAATGGAAACTCATCGAAAACGAGGCTTCAGAAGGCTGGCATGACTGGAGTCCTGATGGTCAATGGTTGACCTACAACGGATCAGATCATGCCGAAAGCCAGTTTCATATCTATCTTATGAAATGGTCCAGCAAAGAGACAAGGCAGCTGACGGACAATACCTACAAATCGCAACTATCTCCGGTATTCGTTAAAAAATAA
- the rplM gene encoding 50S ribosomal protein L13: MNTLSYKTSHTRPEDVQRKWYLIDAENLVVGRMASKIAHILKGKHKVDYTPHIDCGDNIIVINAEKVRFTGKKMDDKVYTTYSGYPGGQKAFSPRQLLDKRPTRVVEVAVRKMLPKNRLGDAMYKKLFVYAGPEHYHQAQKPEIINL; this comes from the coding sequence GTGAATACTTTAAGTTACAAAACCAGCCACACCAGACCGGAAGATGTCCAAAGAAAGTGGTATCTGATCGACGCAGAGAATCTTGTGGTCGGTCGAATGGCTTCCAAAATCGCCCATATCCTGAAGGGCAAGCATAAAGTGGACTATACTCCACACATCGATTGTGGGGACAATATCATTGTTATTAATGCCGAGAAAGTTCGCTTTACCGGAAAGAAAATGGATGACAAGGTGTACACTACTTACAGCGGATACCCCGGGGGTCAGAAGGCTTTTTCCCCTCGCCAACTGTTGGACAAAAGACCCACCAGAGTGGTTGAAGTAGCTGTTCGCAAGATGTTGCCTAAAAATCGTCTGGGTGACGCCATGTATAAAAAATTATTTGTTTACGCAGGTCCGGAGCACTATCATCAGGCTCAAAAACCTGAAATCATCAATCTATAA
- the rpsI gene encoding 30S ribosomal protein S9 — MEIINAVGRRKAAVARVYLSKSESAGQSIVINGRTLDQYFPIKEIAQKVMDPVNTIEGASGFNFKINVDGGGLKGQAEAIRMAISRALCKVDADNRSPLKEKHFLTRDPREVERKKFGRRKARKISQFSKR, encoded by the coding sequence ATGGAAATTATCAACGCAGTAGGAAGACGGAAAGCGGCAGTTGCCCGTGTCTATCTCAGCAAATCTGAAAGTGCCGGACAAAGCATTGTCATCAATGGCAGAACATTGGATCAGTATTTTCCCATCAAGGAAATTGCCCAAAAGGTGATGGATCCGGTAAATACCATTGAAGGAGCTTCTGGTTTTAATTTTAAAATTAACGTCGACGGAGGTGGCTTAAAAGGACAGGCAGAAGCCATCCGAATGGCGATTTCCAGGGCTTTGTGCAAAGTGGATGCCGACAATCGCAGCCCTTTGAAGGAAAAACATTTTCTGACAAGAGATCCAAGAGAAGTCGAGCGCAAAAAATTCGGAAGACGCAAAGCGCGTAAGATCTCGCAGTTTAGCAAGCGTTAA
- the rpsB gene encoding 30S ribosomal protein S2 → MEKPSYQQMLDAGVHFGHLRKKWNPKMRPYIFKEHKGVHIIDLNRTSDCMEKAAAALKQIAKSGKKIMFVATKKQAREIVSRVAQSINMPYVTDRWLGGMMTNFATIRRSVKKMNNIERMLTDATVTNITKKERLTLSRERIKMDRVLGGIANLNRLPSAIFVVDIMHEHLAIQEAEKLGVRTFAMVDTNSDPNLVDFPIPSNDDSSKSIELIAGYLANAIKEGLAEKGSEEQSES, encoded by the coding sequence ATGGAAAAACCATCATATCAACAAATGCTTGACGCGGGTGTACATTTTGGTCACCTCCGCAAAAAATGGAATCCCAAAATGCGCCCCTACATCTTTAAGGAGCACAAGGGAGTTCACATCATAGACCTCAACCGCACTTCAGACTGTATGGAAAAAGCGGCGGCCGCTTTAAAACAGATCGCCAAGTCCGGCAAAAAAATCATGTTTGTAGCCACCAAAAAGCAAGCTAGAGAAATCGTCTCCAGAGTGGCTCAAAGCATCAACATGCCTTATGTGACCGATCGCTGGTTGGGTGGGATGATGACCAATTTTGCAACGATCCGTCGTTCCGTCAAAAAAATGAACAACATTGAAAGAATGCTGACCGATGCAACGGTCACGAATATCACCAAAAAAGAAAGGCTTACACTAAGTCGCGAACGCATTAAAATGGATCGCGTATTGGGTGGTATCGCCAATTTGAATCGATTGCCTTCAGCCATTTTCGTGGTAGACATCATGCACGAGCACCTGGCCATCCAGGAAGCTGAAAAATTGGGTGTAAGAACATTTGCCATGGTGGATACCAATTCTGATCCCAATTTGGTGGACTTTCCGATTCCGTCCAACGACGATAGTTCTAAATCGATTGAACTGATTGCCGGCTATCTGGCCAATGCCATTAAAGAAGGTTTGGCTGAAAAAGGAAGCGAAGAACAATCAGAATCTTAA
- a CDS encoding elongation factor Ts: protein MSFTLSATDVKNLRDATGAGMMDCKAALTEAEGDFEKAIEILRKKGQKLSIKRADRDAKEGVVIAMVNDTKTRGIVVKLSSETDFVSKNEDFINTTKKIAEIALQNFPADLETLKSLPFDGNVSIGDKTTDLVAAIGEKIELTNYEKMEAPQVEYYIHMGNKAGVLIGLNKSGEQYTNAGKDAAMQVAAMKPVALDKADVNADIIAKEIEIGKEQARAEGKPEAMLEKIALGKLEKFYKEFTLLNQQFVKDGGQTIASYLKSVDKDLTIIGFKHVMLG, encoded by the coding sequence ATGAGTTTCACATTATCAGCAACAGATGTTAAAAATCTAAGAGACGCCACCGGTGCAGGAATGATGGACTGCAAAGCAGCACTTACTGAAGCCGAAGGCGATTTCGAAAAAGCGATAGAGATTCTGCGCAAGAAAGGTCAAAAACTTTCTATTAAAAGAGCAGATCGCGATGCCAAGGAAGGTGTTGTCATAGCAATGGTCAACGATACCAAGACCAGAGGAATCGTGGTCAAATTGAGTTCAGAGACCGACTTTGTTTCTAAAAACGAGGATTTTATCAATACCACCAAGAAAATTGCAGAAATCGCTTTGCAAAATTTTCCGGCTGACCTGGAGACCCTCAAATCGCTTCCCTTTGACGGAAACGTCAGCATTGGCGATAAGACCACTGATCTGGTGGCCGCCATCGGAGAGAAAATTGAGTTGACCAATTATGAAAAAATGGAAGCTCCTCAGGTAGAGTACTACATTCACATGGGCAACAAAGCGGGTGTATTGATTGGCCTCAACAAAAGTGGTGAGCAATATACCAACGCAGGTAAGGATGCTGCCATGCAGGTCGCTGCCATGAAACCCGTGGCCTTGGACAAAGCGGATGTAAATGCTGACATCATCGCCAAAGAAATTGAAATTGGCAAGGAACAAGCACGTGCTGAAGGTAAACCCGAAGCCATGCTGGAAAAAATTGCCCTGGGTAAGCTGGAGAAGTTTTACAAGGAATTTACACTTCTCAATCAACAGTTTGTAAAGGACGGTGGACAGACCATTGCGTCCTACTTAAAATCAGTGGACAAGGATCTTACCATTATAGGGTTCAAACATGTCATGTTAGGTTAA
- a CDS encoding UMP kinase, whose translation MAKFKRILLKLSGESLMGKQQFGIDPIMLNYYAEQIKTIAKQGVEVAIVIGGGNIFRGLGSDSGIERVQGDYMGMLATCINGLALQSCLESHGVYTRLISAIEMRQIAEPYIRRRAIRHLEKGRILIFSAGTGNPYFTTDSAAALRASEINADVILKGTRVDGIYDKDPEKFPDAKKYDSISFDEAIKMNLQVMDMTAFTICRENKIPILVFDINKDQNLYRIVEGEKIGTTVVI comes from the coding sequence ATGGCAAAGTTTAAAAGAATCTTACTCAAACTCAGCGGTGAGTCCCTCATGGGAAAACAGCAATTTGGCATTGACCCCATTATGCTGAATTATTACGCCGAACAAATTAAAACCATTGCCAAACAAGGGGTGGAAGTAGCCATCGTCATTGGGGGAGGAAACATCTTCAGGGGTCTGGGTTCTGATTCAGGTATAGAAAGAGTCCAGGGAGACTATATGGGCATGCTGGCTACCTGTATCAATGGTCTTGCTTTGCAAAGCTGCCTGGAATCCCATGGGGTCTATACCAGATTGATTTCTGCCATCGAAATGAGACAAATCGCAGAACCATATATCCGGAGAAGAGCCATACGTCACCTTGAGAAAGGCAGAATTCTGATTTTTTCCGCGGGCACGGGAAACCCTTATTTTACCACCGACTCGGCAGCAGCACTGAGAGCCAGTGAAATCAATGCCGATGTCATCCTGAAAGGAACGCGTGTGGATGGCATTTATGACAAGGATCCGGAAAAATTTCCAGATGCCAAAAAATACGATTCCATCAGCTTCGACGAGGCCATCAAAATGAATTTGCAGGTCATGGACATGACGGCTTTCACCATCTGTCGTGAAAACAAGATTCCCATTTTGGTATTTGATATCAACAAAGATCAGAATTTGTACCGCATCGTTGAAGGTGAGAAGATTGGGACGACGGTGGTGATTTAG
- a CDS encoding DNA-3-methyladenine glycosylase 2 family protein: MNFYYKKMIETLSKDKTMAMIIDQIPKERLHLKEANGMVREDLISSIISQQLAVKAAKVIHQRFLDLFPRGFPSNTKLLQTSVEDLRSCGLSGQKASYILNIAEHFQNNKWKNEDFHDMGDEEIIAKLTAIKGVGRWTSEMVLIFCLGRPDVFAVDDLGIQMAMIRHYGLEGSKKEILEAMKKRAEKWKPYRSAACLYLWAAKDQKIEI, from the coding sequence ATGAATTTCTATTATAAAAAAATGATCGAAACCCTGTCCAAAGACAAAACCATGGCCATGATCATCGATCAAATCCCCAAAGAAAGACTCCATTTAAAAGAAGCCAACGGAATGGTTCGGGAAGACCTCATCTCTTCCATTATCAGCCAGCAACTCGCTGTAAAAGCTGCAAAAGTTATTCACCAAAGATTTTTGGATTTATTTCCGAGGGGTTTTCCCTCCAATACAAAATTGCTGCAGACTTCCGTCGAAGACTTGAGATCCTGCGGATTGTCGGGACAGAAAGCATCTTACATCCTCAACATCGCCGAACATTTTCAAAACAACAAATGGAAAAACGAAGATTTCCATGACATGGGAGATGAAGAGATTATCGCTAAACTCACGGCCATCAAAGGAGTTGGAAGATGGACCTCAGAGATGGTGTTGATCTTTTGTTTGGGGAGACCGGATGTGTTTGCGGTGGATGATCTGGGCATCCAAATGGCTATGATCAGGCATTATGGGCTTGAAGGCAGTAAAAAAGAAATATTGGAAGCCATGAAGAAACGAGCAGAAAAATGGAAGCCTTACCGTTCGGCGGCTTGTCTGTATCTTTGGGCAGCCAAGGACCAAAAAATAGAAATATGA
- a CDS encoding OmpA family protein, protein MKEQKLFKIGLKIFLIKVNIFIFCLLMILNSCPLFSRELAAFIILDLVRNEKFESKRKNLQTSNAYTILYFKCGKTSLSKSARKDLEELLQTLQKFPETMVSIEGHADSKGDSMKNQILSEKRAQVCRDFLLSNNISVERVMSRGFGSSKPIADNATAAGRKLNRRTEFYLISR, encoded by the coding sequence ATGAAAGAGCAAAAATTATTTAAAATTGGATTGAAAATATTTTTAATAAAAGTAAATATTTTCATCTTTTGTCTATTGATGATTTTAAACAGCTGCCCTCTTTTTTCAAGAGAACTTGCAGCTTTTATTATTCTTGATTTAGTCAGAAATGAAAAATTTGAATCCAAGAGAAAAAATCTGCAAACCTCCAATGCTTATACAATCCTATATTTTAAATGTGGTAAAACAAGTTTAAGTAAATCTGCAAGAAAAGATTTGGAAGAACTCCTTCAAACCTTGCAAAAATTTCCAGAGACCATGGTGAGCATTGAAGGGCATGCGGACAGCAAAGGAGATTCTATGAAGAATCAAATACTATCAGAAAAGCGGGCACAAGTTTGCAGGGATTTTCTACTTTCAAATAACATTTCAGTCGAGCGAGTCATGTCCAGAGGATTTGGATCCTCAAAACCAATTGCAGACAATGCAACCGCAGCCGGACGAAAGTTAAACCGCCGGACAGAGTTTTATTTGATATCGAGGTAA
- a CDS encoding alkane 1-monooxygenase yields the protein MHKLTQTLVPLQYLFVYTVPLTTLFALYWAGIWAWSTLIYVFAIIPLLELWIPIRNIRHEYKGDEWIFDLMLLPSVFILPWIHWQTLNLLQHNNYHWTDVSGMVIAVGLCNGILGINVAHEMGHRKSAIFKFFAHLLLCCSSYLHFFIEHNFGHHKKVSTPEDPASARYNENLYAFWWRSITQSYVSAFKIGQQFVRDSWIFVNPILIYLFVQVSVYVFIYFYFSLEGLLFFLGSSIIGILLLETVNYIEHYGLSRGKESSDRYERVAEEHSWDSDHLLGRLALFELTRHSDHHMDSTRHFSNLNIRSKSPKMPVGYPGSMLTALIPPLWFKTRNHLIDRE from the coding sequence ATGCACAAATTAACCCAGACATTGGTTCCCCTCCAATATTTATTCGTTTACACGGTACCGCTGACGACCTTGTTCGCCTTGTATTGGGCCGGTATTTGGGCGTGGAGTACATTGATCTATGTATTTGCCATCATTCCCTTATTGGAACTTTGGATACCCATTCGGAATATTCGACATGAGTATAAGGGCGATGAATGGATATTTGATCTGATGCTCTTGCCATCCGTATTTATTTTACCATGGATCCATTGGCAGACCTTAAATCTATTACAACACAATAATTACCATTGGACCGACGTGTCCGGTATGGTTATAGCAGTTGGACTATGCAATGGTATTTTAGGCATCAATGTAGCCCATGAGATGGGACATCGAAAATCGGCGATTTTTAAATTTTTTGCGCATTTACTTTTGTGTTGTTCGAGCTATTTGCATTTTTTTATTGAACACAATTTCGGCCACCATAAAAAAGTATCGACGCCAGAAGATCCTGCCAGTGCGAGATACAATGAAAATTTGTATGCTTTTTGGTGGAGAAGCATCACGCAATCTTATGTAAGTGCATTTAAAATCGGACAGCAGTTTGTCAGAGACAGTTGGATCTTTGTAAATCCAATATTGATTTATCTGTTTGTGCAAGTCAGTGTTTATGTATTCATTTATTTTTATTTTTCACTGGAAGGACTTTTGTTTTTTTTGGGAAGTTCTATCATAGGAATTTTACTGCTGGAGACGGTCAATTATATTGAACATTATGGATTGAGTCGCGGCAAAGAATCATCCGATCGATATGAAAGAGTGGCAGAAGAACATTCCTGGGATTCGGATCATTTGTTGGGGAGATTGGCTCTATTTGAATTGACGAGACATTCGGACCATCACATGGATTCTACCAGGCATTTTTCCAATTTAAACATTCGTTCGAAATCACCCAAGATGCCCGTGGGTTATCCAGGAAGTATGCTCACCGCTTTGATTCCACCACTATGGTTTAAGACCAGAAATCACTTGATCGACCGGGAATGA
- a CDS encoding galactose mutarotase → MHKALPLLMVTEEPIHLQNYTKTLSEGKIHAYLLHNDQIRVLISNYGAKIISLWFQGQKGNWIDLVAGYDSIDEYLTGSAYYGAICGRFANRIANARFTLNNKKYHLDANHGRHMLHGGSLGFHKKIWQVRSFGDDHLRLGLHSPDGEMGFPGNLNIELNYELKNSTLHIQYLAKTDKPTLVNLTTHSYFNLQGHGDILAHQLQLNSESITETDSEKIPTGQFISIANTPFDFTKPRSIGIQENGTIKTIEYDHNYILKDHSFAAILSSSASGIQMKVHTSQPGLQLYICNWGKKTDHGKNGQIYREHSFVCLEPQHFPDSPHHAHFPSTVLEPGNTYAHWCSYGFEKINPTP, encoded by the coding sequence GTGCATAAAGCTTTACCTTTGTTGATGGTAACCGAGGAGCCGATTCACTTACAAAATTACACAAAAACGCTTTCTGAAGGCAAGATCCATGCATATTTGTTGCACAACGATCAGATCCGGGTTCTCATCAGCAATTACGGTGCAAAAATCATCAGCCTTTGGTTTCAGGGCCAAAAAGGAAATTGGATAGACCTGGTAGCAGGATATGATTCCATCGACGAATATCTCACGGGTTCGGCGTATTACGGCGCTATCTGTGGCCGTTTCGCCAACAGAATAGCCAATGCAAGATTTACACTAAATAATAAGAAGTACCATCTGGATGCAAACCACGGCAGGCACATGCTTCATGGAGGTTCATTGGGATTTCACAAAAAAATTTGGCAGGTACGTTCGTTTGGAGACGATCATCTACGCTTGGGTCTGCATAGTCCGGATGGTGAGATGGGTTTTCCGGGAAATCTAAATATTGAACTGAACTACGAACTCAAAAATTCAACACTTCATATCCAATATTTGGCCAAAACGGACAAACCCACGTTGGTCAATCTCACCACCCATTCTTATTTTAATTTACAGGGACATGGAGATATACTGGCACACCAACTTCAGCTAAATTCAGAGTCCATCACTGAAACCGATTCCGAAAAAATTCCAACAGGTCAATTTATTTCCATCGCAAATACACCATTTGATTTTACAAAACCAAGATCGATTGGAATACAAGAAAATGGAACTATCAAGACAATTGAATATGACCATAATTATATTTTGAAAGATCATTCCTTTGCAGCCATCTTGTCTTCCTCTGCTTCGGGGATACAAATGAAAGTTCACACCAGCCAACCTGGTTTGCAATTGTATATCTGCAATTGGGGAAAGAAAACAGATCATGGAAAAAATGGCCAGATCTATCGCGAGCATTCTTTTGTTTGCCTAGAACCACAACATTTTCCGGACAGCCCCCATCATGCACACTTTCCATCCACTGTCCTGGAACCAGGAAATACCTATGCCCATTGGTGCAGTTATGGCTTTGAAAAAATAAATCCAACACCATGA
- a CDS encoding RsmB/NOP family class I SAM-dependent RNA methyltransferase, with amino-acid sequence MKYHRILVEAVITGIRQVMYHNSYADKVLQKLFFENKKWGARDRAFVAESFYDILRYYRLYEFVSGQANNTNVIVAVYFQKKYGDLPEWIQLSEEDHALIRRQWERSKDIRAIRESIPDWMDEMCASEIGENWDREIAALNEEAKVVLRVNTIKCSIDQLQDALIKQGIESHRDPLYPTALILEKRMNVFRLEEFKKGWFELQDASSQLVAPFLALKPGMRVVDACSGAGGKSLHIAALLKNKGQLICLDTESWKLDELRKRASRNGVDLIQTKIIEDQKTIKRLHGTADRLLLDVPCSGLGVLRRNPDAKWKLSQEFLDEVRLLQKDILNRYCKILKPGGKLVYATCSILPSENQNQLQHFLENHPEFNLEEEKIISPSVSGYDGFYMARLSFEL; translated from the coding sequence ATGAAGTATCACAGAATATTGGTAGAAGCGGTCATCACCGGCATTCGACAAGTGATGTACCACAACAGCTATGCTGACAAGGTACTTCAAAAATTATTTTTTGAAAACAAAAAATGGGGAGCCAGAGATCGCGCCTTTGTTGCAGAATCTTTTTATGACATTCTTCGCTATTATCGATTATACGAATTTGTCTCCGGACAAGCGAACAATACCAACGTCATCGTTGCGGTCTATTTTCAAAAAAAATATGGCGATCTGCCGGAATGGATTCAGCTCAGCGAAGAAGACCATGCGTTGATCCGGCGACAGTGGGAACGCTCCAAAGATATTCGTGCCATCAGAGAATCCATACCGGATTGGATGGATGAAATGTGTGCATCAGAAATTGGGGAAAATTGGGATCGGGAAATTGCCGCACTCAATGAAGAAGCAAAAGTGGTGCTTCGGGTCAATACTATAAAATGCAGCATTGATCAACTTCAAGACGCATTAATAAAACAAGGTATTGAAAGTCATCGAGATCCCCTCTACCCTACTGCTTTAATTCTTGAAAAAAGAATGAATGTTTTTCGTCTGGAAGAATTTAAAAAAGGATGGTTTGAATTGCAGGATGCTTCCTCACAATTAGTCGCTCCGTTTCTTGCACTAAAGCCGGGAATGCGGGTGGTGGATGCTTGCTCAGGTGCGGGAGGAAAGTCGCTTCACATAGCAGCTCTTTTAAAAAACAAAGGCCAGCTCATCTGTTTAGATACAGAATCCTGGAAACTGGATGAATTGCGCAAAAGGGCCAGCCGAAATGGCGTTGATCTCATCCAAACAAAAATCATCGAAGATCAAAAAACCATCAAAAGATTACATGGGACTGCAGATCGCTTGTTGCTGGACGTACCTTGCAGCGGACTCGGCGTTTTACGCAGAAATCCGGACGCCAAATGGAAACTGAGTCAGGAATTTTTGGATGAAGTTCGCTTGTTACAAAAAGATATTTTAAACAGATACTGCAAAATCCTAAAACCCGGAGGCAAGCTGGTCTATGCTACTTGTAGCATTCTGCCCTCTGAAAACCAAAACCAGCTGCAGCATTTTTTGGAAAATCATCCGGAATTTAATCTGGAAGAAGAAAAAATCATCTCACCCTCGGTATCGGGCTATGATGGATTTTATATGGCAAGATTGAGTTTTGAATTGTGA
- a CDS encoding transposase, whose translation MSKYRKWSIEEKLSILKEAEKEGVTPTIRKYGIYYATYYSWKEKLNLEGVEGLKVRYKRVDPEIKALQLENQRLKQIIAEKELNLQIKEELLKKTNQRK comes from the coding sequence ATGTCAAAATACAGGAAGTGGTCGATAGAGGAAAAATTGTCCATATTAAAGGAGGCCGAAAAGGAAGGTGTTACTCCGACAATAAGGAAATATGGGATTTACTATGCCACATATTACAGTTGGAAGGAGAAGCTCAATCTTGAAGGGGTCGAGGGTTTGAAAGTCAGGTATAAGCGAGTTGATCCTGAGATTAAAGCGCTTCAATTGGAGAATCAGAGACTTAAGCAGATTATTGCTGAGAAGGAGTTGAATCTTCAAATTAAGGAGGAGCTGTTAAAAAAAACGAACCAAAGAAAGTAG